In a genomic window of Ralstonia nicotianae:
- the bamA gene encoding outer membrane protein assembly factor BamA: protein MIRQHRFPLSMLAASVLTVCAGQAHAVEPFVIKDIRVEGVQRVEPGTVFGYLPVKVGETFTDDKGAESIRALYNTGFFKDVQIRAEGNVLVVRVEERPAISQLEFIGIKEFDKDTLRRSLRGVGVAEARYYDKSLIDRAEQELKRQYVSRGYYAADVQTTVTPVDANRVSVTFTVDEGPVAKIRQINIVGNKAFSEGDLRDEMQLSTPNWLSWYTKNDLYSKQKLTADLEALRSFYLDRGYLEFAIESTQVSITPDKKDIYLTLNIHEGEQYKVSDIKLTGELLSKQAEMEKLIKLKQGDVFSSAKLSATTKAITDLLGTYGYAFATINPQPQINQKDRTVALTLVVDPGRRVYVRRVNVVGNSKTRDEVVRREMRQMESSWFDGEKLQLSQNRINRTGYFTDTNITTEDVPGMSDQVDVNVNVTEKPTGQISLGVGFSSTDKLVLSAGIRQDNVFGSGTSLGLDVNTSKSNRTISVTQYDPYFTVDGISRSTELYYRTYRPLYYTGDQDYRIVQQGGNIKFGVPFSETDTVFFGIGYERTTIDVTSNTPLVYQNYVAKNGRISNNFPITIGWSKDQRDSALVPTRGRYQQANLEFGIPGGDLQYYRAYYQHQYFYPVSKSFTLAFNNEIGYGHGYGNKDFPVFKNYYAGGIGSVRGYETSTLGPRDANGVAIGGASKFVGNMEFIFPLPGSGVDRTVRLFTFFDYGNVFAEGQPFKVGDMRYSAGFGLSWLSPIGPLKISMGFPIKRKAEDQTQRFQFQIGTAF from the coding sequence TTGATCAGACAACATCGCTTCCCGCTCAGCATGCTGGCGGCTTCCGTGCTGACCGTTTGCGCCGGTCAGGCTCATGCAGTGGAGCCGTTCGTCATCAAGGACATTCGCGTGGAGGGGGTGCAACGCGTCGAGCCCGGCACCGTATTCGGCTATCTGCCCGTGAAGGTGGGTGAGACCTTCACCGACGACAAGGGCGCCGAATCGATCCGCGCGCTGTACAACACCGGTTTCTTCAAGGATGTACAGATCCGCGCCGAGGGCAACGTGCTGGTGGTGCGCGTGGAGGAGCGTCCGGCAATCTCCCAGCTGGAATTCATCGGCATCAAGGAATTCGACAAGGACACGCTGCGCCGCTCGCTGCGCGGCGTGGGCGTGGCCGAGGCGCGCTACTACGACAAATCCCTGATCGACCGTGCCGAGCAGGAGCTCAAGCGCCAGTACGTCTCGCGCGGCTACTACGCCGCCGACGTGCAGACCACCGTCACGCCGGTCGATGCCAACCGGGTGTCCGTCACGTTCACGGTGGATGAAGGCCCGGTCGCCAAGATCCGCCAGATCAACATCGTCGGCAACAAGGCCTTCTCCGAGGGCGACCTGCGCGACGAGATGCAGCTGTCCACGCCCAACTGGCTGTCGTGGTACACCAAGAACGACCTCTACTCCAAGCAGAAGCTGACGGCCGACCTGGAAGCGCTGCGCTCGTTCTACCTGGACCGCGGCTACCTGGAATTCGCCATCGAATCGACCCAGGTGTCGATCACGCCGGACAAGAAGGACATCTACCTGACGCTGAACATCCACGAGGGTGAGCAGTACAAGGTGTCCGACATCAAGCTGACCGGCGAGCTGCTGTCCAAGCAGGCCGAGATGGAGAAGCTGATCAAGCTCAAGCAGGGTGACGTGTTCTCGTCGGCCAAGCTGTCGGCCACCACCAAGGCGATCACCGACCTGCTGGGCACGTACGGCTACGCCTTCGCGACCATCAACCCGCAGCCGCAGATCAACCAGAAGGACCGCACGGTCGCGCTCACGCTGGTGGTCGATCCGGGCCGCCGCGTGTACGTGCGCCGCGTGAACGTGGTCGGCAACAGCAAGACGCGCGACGAAGTGGTGCGCCGCGAGATGCGCCAGATGGAGTCGTCGTGGTTCGATGGCGAGAAGCTGCAGCTCTCGCAGAACCGCATCAACCGCACCGGCTACTTCACCGACACCAACATCACCACCGAAGACGTGCCGGGCATGTCCGACCAGGTGGATGTCAACGTCAACGTGACCGAGAAGCCGACCGGCCAGATCAGCCTGGGCGTGGGCTTCTCGTCGACCGACAAGCTGGTGCTGTCGGCCGGTATCCGCCAGGACAACGTGTTCGGCTCCGGGACCAGCCTGGGCCTGGACGTGAACACCTCCAAGTCCAACCGCACCATCTCCGTGACGCAGTACGACCCGTACTTCACGGTCGATGGCATCAGCCGCTCGACCGAGCTGTACTACCGCACGTACCGCCCGCTGTACTACACCGGCGACCAGGACTACCGCATCGTGCAGCAGGGCGGCAACATCAAGTTCGGCGTGCCGTTCTCGGAAACCGATACCGTGTTCTTCGGCATCGGCTACGAGCGCACGACCATCGACGTGACCTCCAACACGCCGCTGGTCTACCAGAACTACGTGGCCAAGAACGGCCGCATTTCGAACAACTTCCCGATCACCATCGGCTGGTCGAAGGACCAGCGCGACAGCGCCCTGGTGCCGACGCGCGGCCGCTACCAGCAGGCCAACCTGGAGTTCGGCATTCCGGGCGGCGACCTGCAGTACTACCGTGCGTACTACCAGCACCAGTACTTCTATCCGGTGTCGAAGTCGTTCACGCTGGCGTTCAACAACGAGATCGGCTACGGCCACGGCTACGGCAACAAGGACTTCCCGGTCTTCAAGAACTACTACGCCGGCGGTATCGGCTCGGTGCGCGGCTACGAGACCAGCACGCTGGGCCCGCGCGACGCCAACGGCGTGGCCATCGGTGGCGCCAGCAAGTTCGTCGGCAACATGGAATTCATCTTCCCGCTGCCGGGCTCGGGCGTGGACCGCACCGTCCGCCTGTTCACCTTCTTCGACTACGGCAACGTGTTCGCCGAAGGCCAGCCGTTCAAGGTCGGCGACATGCGCTACTCCGCCGGTTTTGGCCTGTCGTGGCTGTCGCCGATCGGTCCTCTGAAGATCAGCATGGGCTTCCCGATCAAGAGGAAGGCCGAAGACCAGACGCAACGCTTCCAGTTCCAGATCGGGACTGCATTCTAA
- the rseP gene encoding RIP metalloprotease RseP, whose amino-acid sequence MLTVLAFVFAIAVLIVVHELGHYSVARLCGVKVLRFSVGFGKVLFRRVGRGPDRTEWTLCAIPLGGYVKMLGESARDPERDPPIPPEDLPRTFDHQPVYKRFAIVAAGPVFNFLLAIALYALLAWVGAQEPLPILGAPPPGSIAAQADLRAKDRVVAVGTDEEAPTPVRAWSDVRMRLYEAGIGGRDAIVQVRGADGVERTVRLRELPSAARSPQVDVIEQVGLRLLGGPVTIAEVLPGSAGERAGLRRGDQIVRFAGQPADQASDLIRWIRAMPEQNASIDILRDGLPMTLPVRLGADADPANPGGPKLGKLGAQLSQHVETELIRDEPVHALGHAMREVWRTSMLSLKVLGKMIVGQASLQNLSGPITVADFAGKAASLGWQSFVAFLALISVSLGVLNLLPVPVLDGGHLLYYCVEFLTGKPVPESWQAVLQKIGIACILLLTSLALYNDLSRLFLAHG is encoded by the coding sequence TTGCTGACCGTTTTAGCGTTTGTTTTCGCGATCGCCGTTCTGATCGTCGTTCACGAACTGGGGCACTACAGCGTTGCACGGTTGTGCGGCGTCAAGGTGCTGCGGTTCTCTGTCGGTTTCGGCAAGGTGCTGTTCCGCCGTGTCGGGCGTGGTCCGGATCGCACCGAATGGACGCTCTGCGCCATTCCGCTCGGCGGCTACGTCAAGATGCTGGGCGAGAGCGCCCGCGACCCTGAGCGGGATCCGCCAATTCCCCCCGAGGACCTGCCCCGTACCTTCGATCACCAGCCGGTCTACAAGCGTTTTGCCATTGTGGCGGCCGGGCCGGTCTTCAATTTCTTGCTGGCGATCGCGCTGTATGCGCTGCTGGCCTGGGTGGGGGCGCAGGAGCCGCTGCCCATCCTCGGCGCACCGCCGCCCGGCAGCATCGCCGCGCAGGCTGATCTGCGCGCCAAGGACCGCGTGGTCGCGGTCGGCACCGACGAGGAAGCGCCGACCCCGGTCCGGGCCTGGAGCGACGTGCGCATGCGCCTGTATGAAGCCGGCATCGGCGGGCGCGACGCCATCGTCCAGGTGCGCGGTGCCGACGGCGTGGAACGGACCGTGCGCCTGCGGGAGCTGCCCAGCGCCGCCCGCTCGCCCCAGGTCGACGTGATCGAGCAGGTCGGGCTGCGCCTGCTGGGCGGTCCGGTCACCATTGCCGAGGTTCTGCCCGGCAGCGCCGGCGAGCGCGCCGGACTGCGCCGCGGCGACCAGATCGTCCGCTTCGCCGGCCAACCCGCCGACCAGGCTTCCGACCTGATCCGCTGGATCCGCGCCATGCCCGAGCAGAACGCCTCGATCGACATCCTGCGCGACGGCCTGCCGATGACACTCCCGGTGCGCCTGGGCGCCGACGCCGATCCCGCGAATCCGGGCGGGCCGAAGCTCGGCAAGCTCGGCGCGCAGCTCTCGCAGCATGTGGAAACCGAACTGATCCGCGACGAGCCGGTCCATGCACTGGGGCATGCGATGCGCGAGGTCTGGCGGACCTCGATGCTGTCGCTGAAGGTGCTGGGCAAGATGATCGTGGGGCAGGCGTCGCTGCAGAACCTGAGCGGTCCGATCACCGTCGCCGACTTCGCGGGCAAGGCCGCGAGCCTCGGCTGGCAGTCCTTCGTCGCCTTCCTGGCCTTGATCAGCGTGAGTCTCGGGGTGCTGAACTTGTTGCCCGTTCCGGTATTGGATGGGGGGCATTTGCTGTATTATTGCGTGGAATTTTTGACAGGCAAGCCTGTGCCGGAATCCTGGCAAGCGGTACTTCAAAAGATCGGCATCGCCTGCATCCTGCTTCTCACTTCGCTCGCCTTGTACAACGACTTGAGCCGGCTGTTCCTGGCTCACGGCTAG
- a CDS encoding OmpH family outer membrane protein encodes MTASIMKSTRITLSRMGVSAAFAALAAASFALPATAQEARIAAVNSERILRDSQPAKAAQAKLETEFAKRDRELQDMAAKLKAMSDKLDKDTAVLADSDRTRRQRELADMDRDFQRKQREFREDLNQRRNEELAGVLERANRVIRQIAEQRKYDLIVQEAVYVNPRIDITDEVLKALNASQSAK; translated from the coding sequence ATGACCGCATCCATCATGAAATCCACGCGCATCACGTTGTCCCGCATGGGCGTGTCCGCTGCCTTCGCAGCGCTGGCCGCCGCCAGCTTTGCGCTGCCGGCCACCGCCCAGGAAGCCCGCATCGCGGCCGTCAATTCCGAGCGCATCCTGCGCGACTCGCAGCCGGCCAAGGCCGCCCAGGCCAAGCTGGAAACCGAGTTCGCCAAGCGCGACCGTGAACTGCAGGATATGGCCGCCAAGCTCAAGGCGATGTCGGACAAGCTGGACAAGGACACCGCCGTGCTGGCCGATTCCGACCGCACGCGCCGCCAGCGCGAGCTGGCCGACATGGACCGCGATTTCCAGCGCAAGCAGCGCGAGTTCCGTGAAGACCTGAACCAGCGCCGCAACGAAGAGCTGGCCGGCGTGCTCGAGCGCGCCAACCGCGTGATCCGCCAGATCGCCGAGCAGCGCAAGTACGACCTGATCGTGCAGGAGGCGGTGTACGTGAACCCGCGCATCGACATCACCGACGAAGTGCTCAAGGCACTGAACGCCTCGCAATCGGCGAAATGA
- the lpxD gene encoding UDP-3-O-(3-hydroxymyristoyl)glucosamine N-acyltransferase: MSFSLDELAASLGATVQGDAGLIVKSIAPLDQAGADQLAFLSNPLYLNQAVTSGAGAIIVSPRDLETLTAEGHAAGRNWLVAANPYAAFARIAQRFAALGARPAAAGIHPSASVGEGAVVPASCSIGPNVTIEAGVVLGERVRIAGNSFIGADAQVGDDTLLYANVSIYHGCVVGARCILHSGVVIGADGFGFAPDFGPQGGEWVKIPQTGRAIVGDDVEIGANTAIDRGAMADTVVEQGCKIDNQVQIAHNVHVGAYTVIAGCAAISGSTKIGRYCIIGGAANFAGHLTIADRVTVSGGTSITKSIPKPGHFTSVFPFMPHADWERNAAILRGLTRMRERLQQLEQQVKHLQQSS; this comes from the coding sequence ATGTCGTTTTCGCTTGATGAACTCGCCGCGTCGCTCGGCGCGACCGTCCAGGGCGATGCCGGCCTGATCGTCAAGTCGATCGCGCCGCTGGATCAGGCCGGCGCCGATCAGCTCGCCTTCCTTTCCAATCCGCTGTACCTCAACCAGGCCGTGACCTCCGGCGCCGGCGCGATCATCGTATCGCCCCGCGACCTGGAGACGCTCACGGCCGAGGGCCATGCGGCGGGCCGCAACTGGCTCGTGGCCGCCAACCCGTATGCGGCCTTCGCACGCATTGCCCAGCGCTTCGCCGCGCTGGGCGCGCGGCCGGCGGCGGCCGGCATCCACCCCAGCGCCAGCGTGGGCGAGGGGGCCGTCGTGCCGGCGTCGTGCTCGATCGGCCCGAACGTCACGATCGAAGCCGGCGTGGTACTGGGCGAGCGCGTGCGGATCGCGGGCAACAGCTTTATCGGCGCGGACGCGCAGGTCGGCGACGACACGCTGCTCTACGCCAATGTCTCGATCTATCACGGCTGCGTGGTCGGCGCGCGTTGCATTCTGCATAGCGGCGTGGTGATCGGCGCGGACGGCTTCGGCTTCGCGCCCGATTTCGGCCCGCAGGGCGGCGAGTGGGTGAAGATTCCCCAGACCGGCCGGGCGATCGTCGGCGACGACGTGGAGATCGGCGCCAACACCGCCATCGACCGCGGCGCCATGGCCGATACCGTGGTCGAACAGGGTTGCAAGATCGACAACCAGGTGCAGATCGCGCACAACGTGCACGTGGGGGCGTACACCGTCATCGCGGGTTGTGCGGCCATCTCGGGCAGCACCAAGATCGGGCGCTACTGCATCATCGGCGGCGCGGCCAATTTCGCGGGCCACCTGACCATCGCCGATCGCGTGACCGTTTCGGGCGGCACGTCGATCACCAAGTCCATTCCCAAGCCTGGCCACTTCACCAGCGTCTTCCCGTTCATGCCCCACGCGGATTGGGA